In the genome of Streptomyces aquilus, the window CACACCCTGTGGATAACTCTGCGGCGCTGTGGATTCCTGTGGACGAAGCCGCCCTCAAGTCCCGTTCCGCACAAGGGAATCGAGTCAACCCGCCGTTAACCTCCTGCTTCGTTTCAGGGAGTGAGACGCCTTTTATTGACACGCCCCCCTACATAGGGCAATTCACCCATAACGGTATGTAAGGGGTTGGTGCGGAATAGCGAGTCGTGGGCGCTCACCCGGCACCGGTAGCCTTGAGCGCGTGATTGACCTTCGCCTGCTCCGTGAGGACCCCGACCGAGTGCGCGCGTCGCAGCGCGCCCGTGGAGAGGACGTCGCGCTCGTCGACGCTCTCCTGTCCGCCGACGAGCGGCGCAGGTCGTCCGGCGTCCGCTTCGACGAGCTGCGTTCCGAGCAGAAGTCGCTCGGCAAGCTCATTCCCAAGGCCTCCGGGGACGAGAAGGCCGAGCTGCTGAAGAAGGCGAGCCAGCTGGCCGCCGACGTCAAGGCGGCCGACGCCGAGCAGCACGAGGCCGACGAGGAGACCAAGCGCCTCGCCCTCCAGCTCGGCAACCTCGTCCATCCCGACGTGCCCGTCGGCGGCGAGGAGGACTTCGTCGTCCTGGAGACGCACGGCACCATCCGCGACTTCGGTGCCGAGGGCTTCGAGCCCAAGGACCACCTGGAGCTCGGCGAGGCCCTGGGCGCCATCGACGTCGAGCGCGGCGCCAAGGTCTCCGGCTCGCGCTTCTACTACCTGACCGGCGTCGGCGCCCTCCTGGAGCTGGCGCTCGTCAACGCGGCGATCGCCCAGGCCACCGAGGCCGGCTTCGTCCCGATGCTCACCCCCGCGCTGGTCCGCCCGCGCGCGATGGAGGGCACCGGCTTCCTCGGCCAGGCCGCGGAGAACGTGTACCACCTGGAGAAGGACGACTACTACCTGGTCGGCACCTCCGAGGTCCCGCTCGCCGCGTACCACATGGACGAGATCCTGGAGGCCGACCAGCTGCCGATGCGCTACGCCGGCTTCTCGCCGTGCTTCCGCCGCGAGGCCGGCACCTACGGCAAGGACACCCGGGGCATCTTCCGCGTGCACCAGTTCGACAAGGTCGAGATGTTCTCGTACGTCGCCCCCGAAGACGCCGAGAACGAGCACAAGCGGCTCCTGGACTGGGAGAAGCAGTGGCTGACCGGCCTGGAGCTGCCGTTCCAGGTCATCGACGTCGCCTCGGGCGACCTGGGCGCCTCCGCGTCCCGTAAGTACGACTGCGAGGCGTGGATCCCGACCCAGGGCAAGTACCGCGAGCTGACCTCGGCGTCCAACTGCGACAGCTTCCAGGCCCGCCGCCTCGCCGTCCGCATGCGCGACGGCAAGAAGGTCCAGCCGCTGGCCACGCTCAACGGCACGCTGTGCGCCGTACCGCGCACGATCGTGGCGATCCTGGAGAACCACCAGCAGGCCGACGGCTCCGTCCACGTCCCCGCGGTGCTGCGCCCGTACCTGGGCGGCCGTGAGGTGCTGGAGCCGGTCGCCAAGTGAGCGACGCGACTTCGACCGCGGCCGGGGGCTTCCCGTACCGGCTGATCGCGACCGACCTCGACGGCACGCTGCTGCGCTCCGACGAGTCGGTCTCGGACCGCACCCGTGCCGCGCTCGCCGCGGCCACGGCGGCCGGTGCCGCGCACATCGTGGTGACCGGCCGCGCGGTTCCCTGGACCCGGCACATCCTCGACGACCTCGGCTACGAGGGCCTCGCGGTGTGCGGGCAGGGCGCGCAGGTGTACGACGCCGGGGCGCACCGGCTGCTGACGTCCGTGACGCTGGACCGGCAGCTGGCCGGGGTCGCGCTCGCGAAGATCGAGGCGGAGGTCGGTCCGCTGTACCTGGCGGCCAGCCGGGACGGGCTGGACGGGGAGGTGCTGGTCGGGCAGGGCTACGCGCTCACCGGCGATCTGCCGGCCACCCCCTTCACCGACGCGGCCGATCTGTGGACCGCGCCGCTGAACAAGATCTACATACAGCATCCGGAGCTGTCCGACGACGAGCTGGCGGAGGCCGCGCGGCAGGCCGCGGGCGGGTTCGTGAACGTCGCCATGGCGGGCGCGGGCATCGTGGAGCTGCTGCCGCTGGGGCTGTCGAAGGCGACGGGGCTGTCGCTGGCGGCGCGTCGGCTCGGTCTGAAGGCCGCGGAGACGATCGCCTTCGGTGACATGCCCAATGACATTCCCATGTTCGGGTGGGCGGCTCGGGGCGTGGCGATGGCCAACGCGCACGAGGAGCTCAAGGCGGTGGCCGACGAGGTGACGTCCTCCAACGAGGAGGACGGGATCGCGGTGGTGCTGGAGCGGTTGCTGGGCTAGGAGCCCCTGGTGAAGCGGCTGAAGCCTGCTTGCAGGGCGTGGAAGGTGACGGTGCCGCCGCCCAGCATCTCGGCCTTGTGGCGCAGCTGCTCCGCCGCCGCCGGGCTCGGTCGGCCGTAGACGTCGATGGAGTTCATGCGGATGAGCTCGCGGAACGCGCGGAACTTCGGTCCGCCGAGCTCCATGTGGAGCTCCAGCGAGGCCGGGTCGGGGTGGACGGCGACCGTCGTCATCGTGGACCCGGACTCGTCGACGTAGAAGCGGTAGGCGATCAGCTGCGGCTCGCGGGCCTCGACGAAGTCGGCGAGGTCTCGCATGCCGTCCCTGACCTCGGCGAGTCTGCCTTCACGGATGTCCGAGCGGTCGATGTAGTAGATGGGTTCAGCCGATTCCGCCACTTTCGTCATGGCGCCTGAACCTATTCGTGTCTTGCGGAGGATGCACGGATCGAACGTGCGCGGAGTTTCCCCCGACCTCGGCTTAGCAAGCCGGTGCCTTGCCTCTCGGCCAATCCTCCGGGTGGGCGGCCCACGCGAGAGCGACGTCGCGTGCTCGAAGCGGCCGCCCCGGGCAGTTCCGGTGCGGTGGACTCGACGGTGGGGTAACTACACCGGAGTCCTCCGCGGACTGCCCTGAAGGGTGCTCGACGGACTGCCGTGCATGGACATCGTCGAACACCTCCCCGGTCGGTGGCGCCGGTGGGACCCGGCGGCATGAACACAACCATCGTGCCTGTACGCCGAGTTGGCCGCCACTGATTTAATCGGCCGTCTGTTCGCCTACCGTCGCCACCTGCGACGCCGCCCCTTGCTGAAGAACCACCCCGCCGGCGGCTCGTCGGAGCGCCAGGGCTGCGGCTCGGGGGCCTCGTCGCGCCAGCGGGCGGCGAGCATGCGGGCCCGGGCGGACGGCTCCGAGGTCTCCGCGGAACGTATGAAGTCCTCGTCCAGGACGAGACCGTCCCAGGTGTCGTCCCCGGACCGGTCCCGTTCGTCGTGGTGCGCGTCCGCCATCCCCGTTCCTCCTAGCAGTGCATCCCCGTCGATCCAGTGTGCCGAGGCAGGGGTGAAGCCCCTGTCAATAAGGGCGGCGTCTATCTCCCACGGCGTCTGCTCCCGCGGTGCCGACTCCGCGTCGCCTACTCCTCGCCCGCCAGCGTCAGCGTCCGCAGCTTCTGCCCGGCGTACCAGGTGGCCAGCACGGTCACCGCGACCAGCAGGACCGTCGCGGTGACGATGCCCACGTCCGAGGTGACCAGGTCTCCGCCGGCGACCTTGTGGGCCACCGCCAGCGACCACTGCTGGACGCTGAGGGTGCGCGCACCCGAGACCAGGGAGCCGAACAGGGCTTCCCAGACGAGGGCGTAGACGAGGCCGAAGACGACCGCGTGCCGGGACACGGTGCCCAGGAGCAGGAAGAGCGCGGCGTAGGCGATGGAGGAGACCAGCGCGGCGACCGTGTAGGCGACGGCGATCTGCTGGCCGTTGCCGTTGAGGATGAGGCCTGCGACCAGGGTCGGCAGGGCTGAGAAGACCATGGTGACCGCGATCGCGACGATCAGCTTGGTGAAGATGATCGTGGGCCGTTTGATCGGCTTGGACAGCAGGTACACCACCGAGCCGTCGTCGATCTCCGGGCCGATCGCGCCGGTGCCGGCGATGACGCCGATGATCGGCACCATGGTGGCGAGGGCGAGGCCGCCGAGCAGGTCGGACGCGGTCTGGTCGTCGGCGCCGACCAGGGCGCGCACGATCACCGAGATCACGATGAGCAGCAGGGGCAGGGCGCCCAGGATGAGGGCCCTGCGCCGGCCGAGCAGGGCCCGGTAGGTGAGTCGGGCGACTGTGGGGTCGTACATCTTCGGCCTCCTACGCCGCGACCAGGTAAGAGAACACGGACTCGAGGGACTCGTCGGACGGCGAGACCG includes:
- a CDS encoding ABC transporter permease subunit — protein: MYDPTVARLTYRALLGRRRALILGALPLLLIVISVIVRALVGADDQTASDLLGGLALATMVPIIGVIAGTGAIGPEIDDGSVVYLLSKPIKRPTIIFTKLIVAIAVTMVFSALPTLVAGLILNGNGQQIAVAYTVAALVSSIAYAALFLLLGTVSRHAVVFGLVYALVWEALFGSLVSGARTLSVQQWSLAVAHKVAGGDLVTSDVGIVTATVLLVAVTVLATWYAGQKLRTLTLAGEE
- a CDS encoding HAD family hydrolase, giving the protein MSDATSTAAGGFPYRLIATDLDGTLLRSDESVSDRTRAALAAATAAGAAHIVVTGRAVPWTRHILDDLGYEGLAVCGQGAQVYDAGAHRLLTSVTLDRQLAGVALAKIEAEVGPLYLAASRDGLDGEVLVGQGYALTGDLPATPFTDAADLWTAPLNKIYIQHPELSDDELAEAARQAAGGFVNVAMAGAGIVELLPLGLSKATGLSLAARRLGLKAAETIAFGDMPNDIPMFGWAARGVAMANAHEELKAVADEVTSSNEEDGIAVVLERLLG
- the serS gene encoding serine--tRNA ligase, encoding MIDLRLLREDPDRVRASQRARGEDVALVDALLSADERRRSSGVRFDELRSEQKSLGKLIPKASGDEKAELLKKASQLAADVKAADAEQHEADEETKRLALQLGNLVHPDVPVGGEEDFVVLETHGTIRDFGAEGFEPKDHLELGEALGAIDVERGAKVSGSRFYYLTGVGALLELALVNAAIAQATEAGFVPMLTPALVRPRAMEGTGFLGQAAENVYHLEKDDYYLVGTSEVPLAAYHMDEILEADQLPMRYAGFSPCFRREAGTYGKDTRGIFRVHQFDKVEMFSYVAPEDAENEHKRLLDWEKQWLTGLELPFQVIDVASGDLGASASRKYDCEAWIPTQGKYRELTSASNCDSFQARRLAVRMRDGKKVQPLATLNGTLCAVPRTIVAILENHQQADGSVHVPAVLRPYLGGREVLEPVAK